In Zingiber officinale cultivar Zhangliang chromosome 6A, Zo_v1.1, whole genome shotgun sequence, a single genomic region encodes these proteins:
- the LOC121995795 gene encoding pentatricopeptide repeat-containing protein At1g74850, chloroplastic-like, whose product MALLPLPFSAPLTTSTASSSSSSSSYHDLRKPFLGTDCLRQHPPRRNPPGRMALRPRAGITAAGRSKPKELVLGNPSVALQKGKYSYDVETLINKLSSLPPRGSIARCLEAFRHRLSLSDFAVVFKEFAMRGDWQRSLRLFKYMQRQSWCRPNEHIHAILIGVLGREALLDKCLDVFEDMQANSVPRSALSYTALINAYGRNGDHETALALLARMKEDRIAPTSLTYNTVINACARGGLPWDSLLGLFAEMRHDGIHPDLVTYNTLLAAAGARGLSEEAEMMLRTMLEAGVLPDNATHTYLVDTFAKLNRLDRVSELLSEMEVGGHLPDAAAYNVLMEAYAKVGASKQAMSVLRQMQSAGCTPTAATYSILLNLYGRSGQYEDVRELFLEMKVGNTAPDASTYNILINVFGEGGYFKEVMTLFHDMVEENVEPDMETYEGLMFACGKGGLHQEAKEVLSHMNQKGIIPSSKAYTGVVEAHGQAALYEEAFVAFNTMHEIGSIATVETYNSLVYTFARGGLFKEAQAILARMDAAGIPRVDDTFNGLIEAYCQGGQFEEALKTFVEMQNSKCKPNERTLEGMLNVYCTAGLADESKEQFQEIQSLGVFPSVISYCLLLGVYARNDRWDEAYQLLEEMKTNRISNAHQVIASMIKGEYDDGSNWQMVEYVFDKYISLGCGYGLRLYNALLEALWWLGQKERAVRVLQEATKRGLFPELYRKSKLVWSLDVHRMAVGGALTSLSVWVNDMHTRFKEKEDLPNLATVVVVRGEMEKSSVIRDLPVPKAVYSFLRDNVSPSFHFPGWNKGRVVCQRSQLKKLQSSLLDSSGDETDTSNNFIALTNLDFPLAGTRIHTAELNDKIESDNESFDSEQETEAEAELLAL is encoded by the exons ATGGCGCTGCTTCCTCTTCCCTTCTCCGCTCCCCTCACCACTTCCACTGCCTCCTCCTCATCCTCATCGTCATCCTACCATGACCTCCGAAAACCCTTCCTCGGCACTGATTGTCTCCGGCAGCATCCTCCTCGGAGGAACCCACCTGGGCGCATGGCGCTGAGACCCCGGGCCGGCATCACGGCGGCTGGACGGAGCAAACCTAAGGAGCTGGTGTTGGGAAACCCTTCGGTGGCACTACAGAAGGGAAAGTACAGCTACGACGTCGAGACCCTCATCAACAAGCTCAGTAGCCTCCCTCCCCGCGGCAGCATCGCCCGCTGCCTCGAGGCCTTCCGCCACCGCCTCTCCCTCTCTGACTTCGCTGTCGTGTTCAAGGAGTTCGCCATGCGCGGCGACTGGCAACGCTCCCTCCGCCTCTTCAAGTACATGCAGCGCCAGTCGTGGTGCCGCCCCAACGAGCACATCCACGCCATCCTCATCGGCGTGCTGGGTCGCGAGGCACTGCTCGACAAGTGCCTCGACGTGTTCGAGGATATGCAGGCCAATTCGGTTCCCCGATCCGCGCTCTCCTACACCGCGCTGATCAACGCCTACGGTCGCAATGGCGACCACGAGACGGCGCTGGCGCTGCTCGCGCGGATGAAGGAGGACCGCATCGCGCCCACGTCCCTGACGTACAACACCGTCATCAACGCCTGCGCGCGAGGCGGGCTTCCTTGGGACTCGCTGCTTGGGCTGTTTGCGGAGATGCGCCACGACGGCATCCACCCGGACCTTGTTACGTACAACACTCTTCTCGCTGCTGCAGGTGCGCGTGGTCTCTCCGAAGAGGCAGAAATGATGCTTCGAACCATGCTTGAGGCTGGAGTGTTGCCCGACAATGCCACACATACTTACCTTGTTGACACATTTGCCAAGCTCAACCGCCTTGATCGTGTCTCGGAGCTTCTGTCGGAGATGGAAGTTGGTGGGCACCTTCCTGATGCGGCAGCTTACAATGTGCTCATGGAGGCATATGCAAAGGTTGGTGCCTCTAAGCAGGCGATGAGTGTCCTCCGCCAGATGCAGTCAGCAGGTTGTACACCCACCGCCGCGACATATAGCATTCTTCTCAACCTCTATGGGCGGAGTGGACAATATGAGGACGTGCGTGAGCTCTTCTTGGAGATGAAGGTGGGCAATACAGCACCTGATGCCTCGACATATAACATCCTCATTAATGTATTTGGAGAGGGGGGATACTTCAAGGAGGTTATGACTCTGTTCCATGATATGGTTGAGGAGAATGTGGAGCCCGATATGGAGACCTATGAGGGCCTCATGTTTGCCTGTGGAAAGGGAGGTCTTCATCAAGAAGCTAAGGAAGTTCTCTCTCACATGAACCAAAAGGGCATCATTCCGAGCTCAAAGGCCTATACCGGAGTGGTAGAAGCACACGGGCAAGCAGCTCTGTATGAG GAAGCTTTTGTCGCATTTAATACTATGCACGAGATTGGGAGCATAGCAACAGTGGAGACATACAATTCTCTGGTCTATACTTTTGCCAGAGGGGGCCTCTTTAAGGAAGCTCAAGCAATTTTGGCACGGATGGATGCAGCTGGGATTCCGAGAGTTGATGATACTTTTAATGGCCTTATTGAAGCATACTGTCAAGGAGGGCAGTTTGAGGAAGCTTTGAAGACTTTTGTTGAAATGCAGAATTCAAAATGCAAGCCAAATGAGAGGACTCTTGAGGGAATGCTGAATGTTTACTGCACTGCAGGGCTTGCTGATGAGAGCAAAGAGCAGTTTCAAGAAATTCAGTCTCTGGGAGTCTTCCCCAGTGTCATTTCTTATTGCCTGTTGCTAGGCGTATATGCTAGGAATGACAG GTGGGACGAGGCATACCAGCTACTGGAAGAAATGAAAACAAATAGGATTTCCAACGCTCATCAAGTAATTGCATCAATGATTAAAGGGGAGTATGATGATGGATCAAATTGGCAAATGGTGGAGTATGTCTTTGACAAATATATATCTCTAGGTTGTGGTTATGGTTTGCGATTATATAATGCACTCTTGGAAGCACTTTGGTGGTTGGGACAGAAAGAAAGGGCTGTGCGTGTTCTCCAAGAAGCAACTAAGCGTGGCCTTTTTCCTGAGCTATACCGCAAAAGCAAGCTAGTCTGGTCCCTTGATGTCCATAG GATGGCTGTTGGTGGGGCTCTTACTTCTTTGTCGGTGTGGGTTAATGACATGCACACTAGAtttaaggaaaaggaggatcTTCCAAACTTGGCAACTGTTGTTGTAGT GCGCGGGGAGATGGAAAAAAGTTCGGTAATACGAGACTTACCTGTTCCAAAGGCAGTCTATTCTTTCCTCAGAGACAATGTATCGCCATCTTTCCATTTTCCTGGATGGAATAAAGGCCGTGTCGTCTGCCAACGGTCCCAACTCAAAAAGCTCCAGTCAAGCCTACTAGATTCATCAGGAGATGAAACTGATACTTCGAACAACTTCATTGCTCTAACTAATCTGGACTTTCCGCTGGCAGGCACTCGAATACACACTGCAGAGCTCAATGACAAAATTGAGAGCGATAACGAGTCATTCGACAGCGAACAAGAAACTGAAGCTGAGGCTGAACTTTTAGCACTGTGA